The stretch of DNA GCGCTCGCTTTGAAAATGGCGCTGCTCGAAGAGATCACCGAGACGCAGCAAGTCAAGCCCATCGTCATTTTGGATGATGTTTTCGCCCAGCTCGATGAAACCAGACGCAAGCAGATTCTTGATTTCGCGATGCAGCAGGATCAGGTGCTGATTACCGTCGCCGCGGCCAGCGATATTCCCATGAATGAAGCCCAAGCCGGCAATGCCACGATTATTGATGTCACTGAACTCAAGGCCGAGGCACAAGACGAAAACGCGAATCTGGTCGCGCAACTACAAGCCGCACGGGAAAGCAAGAAAGACAATCCTGGTAACGATGCTGATTCAAACGAGCAGCAAGCCAATGAGCCCGTGAATATTGAAGCTGGCCAAAAAGGTCAAGATTCAGTCGAATATAACAATTATTCCGGCAACAGCCGGTTCAACGTTTCTAACGATAAACCAGGTCAAAATCACGCAAATCATGGCGCTAAAGAATTAAGCGATACCAGTGACGGAGCACAATCATGACCCCGCCGATCGCCGAACAACTGCATCTTGACCAGCGCAAACTGCCGGCCGAAGTCTTTAACCGGCTTTCTTCCCGTGCCGGCGCACGTAAAGAATGGAAAGCTCGCGAGGAAAACGCGTGGAACAACTTCGGCAAACCCGGGCGCGACCCGGGCAAGCTCGGCGGAGTCATGTCCGTCATCGCCGCCGACGGCGACTGGACCCCGCATCTGAAGCTCGCGCAGCTGCGTAATCACTGGGATCAGGTGGTCGGTCCCGCCATCGCCAGCCATTCCGTGGTCACCGATTTCCGCGACGGCGTGCTTACGATCAACACCGAATCCAACGCTTGGGCCACACAGCTGACCTATCTTATCCCCCAGCTCACCGCGACCATCCGTCAGCGACTCAAAGGCCTTGAAATCCGTGAAATCCGAGTCACCGGTCCGCAATCGCATAACTTCAGGCGCGGGGTCGGCGGCCGGCGTTATCCGAACCGTTATGGACGTAGATAACAAAATTTCATCTTTTGGGGGCAATGCCTTGAAAGTCCCCATATCCGAGTAAAATGACCACTATATGGTTAAACCTCTAGAAGCCCCCATTATTTGCTTTCTAGAGTGTATCGCCCGCGCAAGAAGCCTTTCGTGCGAGGGAAAATGCAGGAAGGAACCTTGTGGCAGACTCTGAAGTGAACAACGAGAATACCAATACCGCCGATGATGACAGCAACGAACCCAAAACCGAAGCCCAGATTGAAGCGGAAACCGATGATTTGGAGGACGCCCAACTCGACGACTCGCTCGCACCTGAGCACTACGATGCCAGCGATCTGAGGGTGCTCGAAGGCCTTGAAGCTGTGCGTATCCGTCCGGGCATGTACATCGGCTCCACCGGCCCGCGCGGCCTGCACCACCTGGTCTACGAGATCGTCGACAACTCCGTGGACGAGGCGCTCGCGGGCTATGCGACGCATATCGAAGTTACGATTCTTCCGGATAACGGCGTGCGCGTGGTCGACAACGGCCGCGGCATCCCCGTCGACGAGGTGCCCGGAGAGGGCGTTTCCGGCGTCGAGACGGTGATGACCAAGCTGCACGCAGGCGGCAAGTTCGGCGGCGGCGGTTACGCGGTATCCGGCGGTCTGCACGGCGTCGGTATCAGCGTTGTCAACGCACTTTCCACTGAAATCGATGTGGAGGTGCGTCGTCAGGGTTATCACTGGACGCAAAACTTCAAAGACCAGAAGGCCACTGCCCCGTTGAAGCAGGGTGCGTCGATGGCCGAAGGTGAGTCCACCGGCACGTCCGTGACGTTCTGGGCCGACCCCAAGATTTTCGAAACCACCGAATACGATTTCGAGACCCTCCGCTCTCGCTTCCAGCAAATGGCGTTCCTCAACAAGGGCCTGCGCATCAGCCTCACCGACGAGCGCAAGCACAACGTCGCTGGCGATGAGGTCGCCGGCGAGGACGATGCCACCGAAGAAAAGCCGGAAACCGTCTCCTACTGCTACCAGAACGGCATCAAGGATTACGTCGCTTACCTGGTCAAGTCCCGCAAGGCCACGCCGATCGAGGAAGACGTCATCGACCTTGAAGCCGAAGACCTGAATCTCGGTATCTCCGCCGAAATCGCGCTGCAATGGACCACCGCCTATTCCGAGGCCGTGCACACTTTCGCCAACACGATTTCCACCACTGAAGGCGGCACCCACGAAGAGGGCTTCCGCGCCGCGTTGACCAGCCTGGTCAATCGTTATGCGCGCGACAAGAACCTTTTGAAGGAGAAGGACGACAACCTCTCCGGCGACGACGTTCGCGAGGGTTTGACCGCCGTGGTGTCCGTCAAGCTCACCAACCCGCAGTTCGAGGGCCAGACCAAGACCAAGCTCGGCAATTCCGAAGCCAAGACCTTCGTGCAGCGCGTGATGACCGATCGCCTCGGCGACTGGTTCGACGCCCACCCGAGCGATGCCAAGAACATCATCCAGAAGGCACTTGAAGCCTCGCACGCGCGTATCGCCGCCAAGAAGGCCCGCGAGAACACGCGCCGCAAGTCCGTTTTCGAGACTGCCGGCATGCCCGACAAGCTCAAGGATTGCCAGTCCAACAACCCCGAGGAATGCGAGCTGTTCATCGTCGAGGGCGATTCCGCAGGCGGCTCCGCCATTCAGGGCCGCAACCCGATCACGCAGGCCATCCTGCCGCTTCGTGGCAAGATTTTGAACACCGAACGCGCCTCCATCGACCGCATCATGAAATCCGACACCATCGAGGCTCTGATTACGGCCGTCGGCGGCGGATACGGCGAGGACTTCGACCTGAACAAGGTGCGTTACCACAAGGTCATCATCATGGCCGATGCAGATGTCGACGGCGCACATATCGCAACGCTCAACCTGACGCTCTTCTTCCGCTACATGCGGCCGATGATTTACGCCGGTTACATTTACGTCGCCATGCCGCCGCTGTACCGCATCAAGTGGACCAAGGGCCCGCACAGCTTCGTCTATACCGACGCCGAACGTGACCGTGTCTTGAAAGAAGGCAAGGAAGCCGGACGCCAGCTGCCGAAGGGCGAAGGCATCCAGCGCTACAAGGGCTTGGGCGAGATGAGCTATCAGGAGCTGTGGGGCACCACCATGGATCCCGAGCACCGCATTTTGAAGCAGGTGACGATCGATGACGCGGCCCAGGCCGACGAGACCTTCTCCATGCTGATGGGTGACGAGGTTGGCCCCCGCCGCGAGTTCATCCAGCGCAATGCTCCGAGTGCGAAGTTCATCGACGCGTGAGCGGAGATGAACAGACAATGCTGTATCGACGCCTAGGCGGAGATGAACAGACGGCACAGTATCGACGTGTGACGTATATATCGAATGTAACTATCGATATCAAAAAATGAATCCTAGTTGCATTCGATATAACGACACAAACGGAACAACAGACTTAGTGAATCAATAAACATAAGGATTTACAGTGGCAGACGAAAACAATAACAACAATGACAGCGGTGATGACGAGTACATCCCCGGTGGCGCGCTCGAACCGTTGAGCCCGCAGGAGGCCGACAACACCGATTACGGCCTGATGAAGGGCGAACGCATCCAACAGATCGACGTGGGCAAGGAGATGCGCGATTCCTACCTCGCCTACTCCCTTTCCGTGATCGTCGAACGTGCGCTCCCCGACGTGCGCGACGGCATGAAGCCGGTGCACCGTCGTGTGATCTACGCGATGTATGACGGCGGATATCGCCCCGACCGCGGCTACAACAAGTGCTCCCGCGTCGTCGGCGACGTGATGGGCAAATACCACCCGCACGGCGATTCCGCCATTTACGACACCTTGGTGCGTATGGCCCAGTCGTGGTCGATGCGCTATATGCTGGTCGACGGGCAGGGCAACTTCGGCTCCCCCGGCGACGACCCCGCAGCCGCCATGCGTTACACCGAGTGCCGCATGGCGCCGCTCGCAATGGAAATGGTACGCGACATCGACAAGGACACCGTCGATTTCGTGCCGAACTACGACGGCAAGACGCAGGAGCCGACCGTGCTCCCCGCCCGCTTCCCGAACCTTCTGGTCAACGGCTCCTCCGGCATCGCCGTGGGCATGGCCACCAACATTCCGCCGCACAACATGCGCGAGGTCGCCGACGGCGTGCACTGGGCGCTTGACCACCCGGATGCCACCAAGGAAGAACTGCTCGAAGCGCTGATCCAACGCATCAAGGGCCCGGACTTCCCCACCGGCGCCACGATTCTCGGCCACAAAGGCATTGAGAAGGCCTACCGCACCGGCCGTGGTCTCATCACCATGCGCGCCGTGGTCAACACCGAGGAGATCAAGGGTCGTATGTGCCTGGTGGTCACCGAGCTGCCCTATCAGGTCAACCCCGATCGCCTCGCCGCCTCGATTCGTGACGCCGTGCGCGACGGCAAGATCCAGGGCATCGCCGATATGCGCGACGAGACTTCCGGTCGTACTGGCCAGCGTCTTGTGCTGATTCTGAAGCGCGACGCCGTGCCGAAGGTCGTCTTGAACAACCTCTACAAGCACACCCAGCTGCAGGAGACGTTCGGTGCCAACATGCTTGCGTTGGTCGACAATGTGCCGCGCACGCTTTCGCTCGACGCCTTCGTTAGCCACTGGGTCGACCACCAGCTCCAAGTCATCGACCGTCGTACCCGCTATTTGAAGCGCGAGGCCGAAGACCGCGATCACATCCTGCAGGGCTATCTGAAGGCTCTCGATATGATCGAGGAAGTCATCGCCCTGATTCGCGCTTCCAAGGACGTCGAAACCGCACGTACCGGCCTCGAAGAGTTGCTTGGCGTGGACGATGTGCAGGCCGACGCGATTTTGGCCATGCAGCTGCGTCGTCTCGCCGCTTTGGAACGTCAGAAGATCGTTGACGAGCACAACGAGCTGATGAAGAAGATCGCCGATTACAACGACATCCTCGCCAGTCCCGAACGCGAACGCAAGATTGTGGGCGACGAGCTCGACGAGATCGTGGCCAAGTACGGCGACGACCGCCGCACCAAGATCCTGCCGTTCTCCGGCGAAATGAGCGACGAAGACCTGATCGCCGACGAAAACGTGGTCGTCACCGTGACGCACTCCGGCTTCGTCAAGCGCACCAAGGCCGACGAATACCGCGCCCAGCACCGCGGCGGCAAGGGCATCAAGGGTGCCAAGCTGCGTCAGGACGACGTGGTCGACCACTTCTTCCTCACCTCCACGCACAACTGGATTCTCTTCTTCACCAACCGCGGCCGCGTCTTCCGCTTGAAGGCATACGAGCTGCCGGAAGGCTCCCGAGATTCCAAGGGCCAGCACGTAGCCAACCTGTTGCAGCTCTCCCCCGACGAGAGCATCCAGGCCGTGCTTTCGATCCCCGATTACGAGGTAGCCAAGTACCTGGTGCTCGCGACCCGCTCCGGCAAGGTCAAGAAGACCCCGCTGGCGCAATACGATTCCACCCGTCAGGGCGGCCTTATCGCCGTGCGCCTGATGGAAGACCCGGAGACCGGCGAGCCGGCCGACGAACTGATCGGCGCGACATTGTGCAACGCGGACGACGACATCATCCTCGTCTCCAAGCACGGCATGAGCCTGAAGTTCAAGGCCGACGACGAGCAGCTGCGCCCGATGGGCCGCCAGACCGCCGGTGTGCAGGGCATGAAGTTCCGCGAAGGCGACGAACTCTTGGCGATGGACGTGGTCCGTGCCGATATGGAAGACGACCTGAGCCTCCTGGTGGTCACCAACGAGGGCTTCGCCAAGCGCACCTCCATCAGCCAGTACCGCCTCCAGGGCCGCAACGGCTTTGGTGTCAAGGCGCTGCAGATGAATGAAGGCCGTGGCGAACTGGTGGGCGCGGTCATCGTGGCCGACTCCGACCAGATTCTCGCCATCATGAAGTCCGGCAAGGTCATCCGCTCCGACGTCTCCGAGGTCAAGCGCACTGGTCGTAATACGCAGGGTGTGACGCTCGCCAAGCCCGACAAGGGCGACGAGATCCTTTCCATCGCGCGTAACACCGATACGGACGATGATGAGGATGAAGGCGGCGACAACACAGACGATAAGTCCGGTAGCGTCGATCCCTCTGATTCCACGGCCACCAAAGCAACCGATGATTCGTCTTCTTCCGCTGATGAAAATGACAACAAAACCGAGTGACACACAATAGATAGCCGACTCACCTGAGACGGTGTGATAACGCTGCGGCCGTTGGTACCAAAAGGTATCGGCGGCCGCAGCGTTTGTAGTAATGATGACAAAACCGTCGAAAGAATTCGCGCCATTTTTCGTCCCCGAAGACTGATAGCCTCTTAGCAGGTTCTTTTGCGCGGAAATAGGCGATTTTAAGCAGTCCGCGTGGTGGGTCAAGGAGTAATAATGAACGAAAACGTTGACGATCATCAGTCGCGTCAGGTACGAAACACCAGTGCCGGTGCCGCCGAATCCGAACGCTCACCCCGTGTTGCCCGTTCCGTTCTTGGGGAAAGTTCGTCTTCCAAGTCGGAATCCGCTCCGTGGCCGTTGAACAACAAAGCGGCTGGCAAAAAAACATCGCGTCCACACCCGCGCACCCCGCGCGCACGCCGCATGAGTCTTTCACTTACCCGCGTCGACGCTTGGTCCGTGGCCAAGGTGACGCTTTTGCTTTCCGTGGCGGCCGGCATTATCCAAATCGTTGCGGTTGCGTTGATTTGGGCGCTGTTGAACGTGGTCGGTGTCTTCGACCAAGTCACGCAAATCGTTTCCTCCACCGGCCTTGACACCGGCGGCTTCAATCTGGCCAGCATTTTCTCGTTGGGTACCGTGCTCAGTTCCGTCACGATCCTTTCCATCGTGGAAGTCGTTGTGGCGACATTGTTCGCGGTCATCATCGCCGCCCTTTATAATGTAATTAGTCAGCTCGTTGGTGGTGTGCACGTTACCCTCGGCGATGACTGATAGTGCGCAGACAGAGCATAAATAGTGCGCAATGAAGTGACTATGGGATGAAACTAAATGGGAAATACACAGTCAACAAACAGTTCAAAGCGAGATGTTTCTGACAATGAGTCTTCCAAAAAAAAGAAACCAGTAGGCCCTGCCCACGCGAAGGACACTTCTGGTCGCGTGACGGTTCAGGACATCATTTCGGTCCTTATGTACTGCCTTGTTGCGGTCGTTATCGTAAGCCTGTTGCGCATATTCGTCATCGGTCTTTACGTGGTTCCTTCCGGTTCCATGGAAACGTCGCTCAATATCGGCGACCATATCGTCACCAACCGGCTTGCCAAGCCCGTGCTGAAACTCAAGCGCGGCGATGTCGTCGTGTTCAAGGATCCGGCGAATTGGCTAAATTCCGAAAACGTTTTTGCTTCCAATGATTTGGTCAAAAGATTGATCGGTTTGCCTGGAGATACGGTGGCCTGCAAGGGCAACGGAGCGCCGGTGACGGTCAATGGTGTGGCGATCGACGAATCCTCGTACCTCAAAGCCGGAGTCAAACCAAGCAATTTCGCCTTCAAAATGAAGGTGACACCCGGCAATGTGTTTGTACTCGGCGACAACCGCGCCAATTCCGCGGATTCCCGCTACCATACCGACGATGGCAACCACGGTCTCGTCCCGCTTGACCGTATCAAGGGAGTCGCCATGCTCACCTACATGCCCACCAGCCGGTTCGGCGTGGTTCATGCGCACCACGACGTGTTCGCGAAAGTCGGCGGGGTCGCGCATTCGTAAATCCTGGAATATTGGATTGGCCGAGTAAATTGTGTTCGACGAGCAGGCTTGCGGGATCGCAACAATAAGGTCGTTTGGAGCACGTTGCCCCTGTTGAATTTGGTCCGTGATTTTCAGATATCGATACGTGATACATTCGTCGATTCGTGCGGTTAAAGAAAGGTTTGCAGGATTTCGTAAGCCGCGTCCGCTAAAGTGGCCGATGTGATTGCCTACATCAGGAATTTCAGCACCTCGTTCATCCTCGCGATGACGATTTGGCCGATTCTTTCGGCCGTGCTGACCCTGCCGATTCTCGCGGGGATGTACCACCGCTACCACCGCCTGCGTTCCAGCGCGGTGCTCGCGGCGTATCTGTGCGTGCTATATGCGCTCGGGCTGGTTACGTTCACGCTCTACCCCATG from Bifidobacterium sp. ESL0728 encodes:
- a CDS encoding DUF721 domain-containing protein, translating into MTPPIAEQLHLDQRKLPAEVFNRLSSRAGARKEWKAREENAWNNFGKPGRDPGKLGGVMSVIAADGDWTPHLKLAQLRNHWDQVVGPAIASHSVVTDFRDGVLTINTESNAWATQLTYLIPQLTATIRQRLKGLEIREIRVTGPQSHNFRRGVGGRRYPNRYGRR
- the gyrB gene encoding DNA topoisomerase (ATP-hydrolyzing) subunit B yields the protein MEAETDDLEDAQLDDSLAPEHYDASDLRVLEGLEAVRIRPGMYIGSTGPRGLHHLVYEIVDNSVDEALAGYATHIEVTILPDNGVRVVDNGRGIPVDEVPGEGVSGVETVMTKLHAGGKFGGGGYAVSGGLHGVGISVVNALSTEIDVEVRRQGYHWTQNFKDQKATAPLKQGASMAEGESTGTSVTFWADPKIFETTEYDFETLRSRFQQMAFLNKGLRISLTDERKHNVAGDEVAGEDDATEEKPETVSYCYQNGIKDYVAYLVKSRKATPIEEDVIDLEAEDLNLGISAEIALQWTTAYSEAVHTFANTISTTEGGTHEEGFRAALTSLVNRYARDKNLLKEKDDNLSGDDVREGLTAVVSVKLTNPQFEGQTKTKLGNSEAKTFVQRVMTDRLGDWFDAHPSDAKNIIQKALEASHARIAAKKARENTRRKSVFETAGMPDKLKDCQSNNPEECELFIVEGDSAGGSAIQGRNPITQAILPLRGKILNTERASIDRIMKSDTIEALITAVGGGYGEDFDLNKVRYHKVIIMADADVDGAHIATLNLTLFFRYMRPMIYAGYIYVAMPPLYRIKWTKGPHSFVYTDAERDRVLKEGKEAGRQLPKGEGIQRYKGLGEMSYQELWGTTMDPEHRILKQVTIDDAAQADETFSMLMGDEVGPRREFIQRNAPSAKFIDA
- the gyrA gene encoding DNA gyrase subunit A; translation: MADENNNNNDSGDDEYIPGGALEPLSPQEADNTDYGLMKGERIQQIDVGKEMRDSYLAYSLSVIVERALPDVRDGMKPVHRRVIYAMYDGGYRPDRGYNKCSRVVGDVMGKYHPHGDSAIYDTLVRMAQSWSMRYMLVDGQGNFGSPGDDPAAAMRYTECRMAPLAMEMVRDIDKDTVDFVPNYDGKTQEPTVLPARFPNLLVNGSSGIAVGMATNIPPHNMREVADGVHWALDHPDATKEELLEALIQRIKGPDFPTGATILGHKGIEKAYRTGRGLITMRAVVNTEEIKGRMCLVVTELPYQVNPDRLAASIRDAVRDGKIQGIADMRDETSGRTGQRLVLILKRDAVPKVVLNNLYKHTQLQETFGANMLALVDNVPRTLSLDAFVSHWVDHQLQVIDRRTRYLKREAEDRDHILQGYLKALDMIEEVIALIRASKDVETARTGLEELLGVDDVQADAILAMQLRRLAALERQKIVDEHNELMKKIADYNDILASPERERKIVGDELDEIVAKYGDDRRTKILPFSGEMSDEDLIADENVVVTVTHSGFVKRTKADEYRAQHRGGKGIKGAKLRQDDVVDHFFLTSTHNWILFFTNRGRVFRLKAYELPEGSRDSKGQHVANLLQLSPDESIQAVLSIPDYEVAKYLVLATRSGKVKKTPLAQYDSTRQGGLIAVRLMEDPETGEPADELIGATLCNADDDIILVSKHGMSLKFKADDEQLRPMGRQTAGVQGMKFREGDELLAMDVVRADMEDDLSLLVVTNEGFAKRTSISQYRLQGRNGFGVKALQMNEGRGELVGAVIVADSDQILAIMKSGKVIRSDVSEVKRTGRNTQGVTLAKPDKGDEILSIARNTDTDDDEDEGGDNTDDKSGSVDPSDSTATKATDDSSSSADENDNKTE
- a CDS encoding DUF3566 domain-containing protein, which gives rise to MNENVDDHQSRQVRNTSAGAAESERSPRVARSVLGESSSSKSESAPWPLNNKAAGKKTSRPHPRTPRARRMSLSLTRVDAWSVAKVTLLLSVAAGIIQIVAVALIWALLNVVGVFDQVTQIVSSTGLDTGGFNLASIFSLGTVLSSVTILSIVEVVVATLFAVIIAALYNVISQLVGGVHVTLGDD
- the lepB gene encoding signal peptidase I, with product MTVQDIISVLMYCLVAVVIVSLLRIFVIGLYVVPSGSMETSLNIGDHIVTNRLAKPVLKLKRGDVVVFKDPANWLNSENVFASNDLVKRLIGLPGDTVACKGNGAPVTVNGVAIDESSYLKAGVKPSNFAFKMKVTPGNVFVLGDNRANSADSRYHTDDGNHGLVPLDRIKGVAMLTYMPTSRFGVVHAHHDVFAKVGGVAHS